The segment atcagACGACAcactttaaattatttatacatCTGTATTCATGACTCTGTcttatcaaaattattaataataatatatcatcAAAAGAATCTCTTTCTTACAATGTACTAGTATAGAAACTTGTAGCAACCTAGAGTGGAGAATCAAACTGATctaatataagaaaacaaaaagaatataaatgCATGAGATCTAAGCTAGGAATCATGTTTATGCCAACAGACAAGCATAGCCACACACCTTCTCATGATGTAAAACCTTCCCTTCTGTTCTTTGGCCAAGCTACTGTACTTTTGAGTAatagaagaagatgatgatcctttctctttctttgaGGAGCTTCTGGAGATGGAGGACGAAGAGGAAGGCACTGAGCATTTAGTGGATGAGCTTCGTACGAATGCAGGAGCCTTTGTGGATGAAGCACTAGTTGAGTAGCTTCTAGAGAACTTAGATTTAGAGGAACTAGATGAGCACGAGGCAGCTGATGCATCCTTTTTTGACAGCTTCCACTTCTCGTCCATGACTGCGTttgcaagaagaaagaaagatggaGAGGAGGAGATATAGAGTTTCTTCTGACTCAGATAGAGGCCggtctctatttttttttttttttgtgagtttGTGGTGATTGAGATAAAAGGAGAGATAGTGATctagagagagggagagacaAGAGAACtgcttatattatatatagtgaGTTAAATAGATATAAATTCACAGTATCCTAATTAGCTCCGCTTCACACAGAAAGAATAGAACAAGTGTTTAACCATTAACTATTTCACACAAATTTATG is part of the Raphanus sativus cultivar WK10039 chromosome 5, ASM80110v3, whole genome shotgun sequence genome and harbors:
- the LOC108859648 gene encoding small polypeptide DEVIL 9; translated protein: MDEKWKLSKKDASAASCSSSSSKSKFSRSYSTSASSTKAPAFVRSSSTKCSVPSSSSSISRSSSKKEKGSSSSSITQKYSSLAKEQKGRFYIMRRCVAMLVCWHKHDS